One genomic region from Rhizomicrobium palustre encodes:
- a CDS encoding DUF922 domain-containing protein has product MIGKCGAAAALLLACSAVQAEEAPDPFDQLPNVHFAYYDVTGVSMEKISQSIYENGPRDLNSPAHLAARTEWSFDWTWKVEGEGKCDLSTTTASFRAFVILPSLADLVAPDVLKEWNAYLAKLRQREADQARYAYSHLPQLLAAIKGAPSCEAANKAGAAVLDGIKTYTLGYDAQTDHGRKAD; this is encoded by the coding sequence ATGATTGGCAAATGCGGCGCGGCTGCGGCACTGCTCCTGGCCTGTTCGGCCGTTCAGGCCGAGGAGGCGCCTGACCCGTTTGACCAACTCCCGAACGTTCACTTTGCCTATTACGATGTCACCGGCGTCTCCATGGAGAAGATCTCGCAATCGATCTACGAGAACGGTCCGCGGGATTTGAATAGCCCTGCCCATTTGGCCGCGCGGACGGAGTGGAGTTTCGATTGGACGTGGAAGGTCGAGGGAGAGGGCAAGTGCGACCTCTCCACCACTACGGCGTCGTTCCGCGCTTTCGTCATTCTGCCGAGCTTGGCAGACCTCGTCGCGCCGGATGTACTGAAGGAGTGGAATGCCTATCTGGCCAAGCTGCGCCAGCGCGAGGCAGACCAAGCCCGCTATGCCTACAGCCACCTTCCTCAACTGCTGGCCGCGATAAAGGGGGCTCCCTCTTGCGAGGCGGCAAATAAGGCTGGCGCGGCGGTGCTTGATGGCATCAAGACCTATACCCTGGGCTACGACGCCCAAACCGACCATGGCCGAAAGGCGGACTAA
- a CDS encoding TIGR00645 family protein yields MRERHGLEGFLEIILFKARWLLAPFYLGLVGTLVMLLGSFFYEIYESVFVHFSLDPEHVILLVLSLIDLSLASNLVIIVIFSGYENFVSKIDTHGNVDRPSWMGTLDFSGLKMKLIGSIVAISVISLLRAFMEISKVGGEIDSPKMAWLVGLHMTFLASGVLFALMDWIGSKTEANNKKHHLPHEP; encoded by the coding sequence ATGCGCGAGCGCCACGGGTTAGAAGGCTTTCTGGAAATCATTCTCTTCAAAGCGCGCTGGCTGTTGGCGCCATTTTATCTTGGCCTCGTCGGCACGCTGGTGATGCTGCTCGGCAGCTTCTTTTATGAGATTTATGAATCGGTCTTCGTGCATTTCTCGCTCGATCCCGAGCATGTGATCTTGCTGGTACTGTCGCTGATCGATCTCTCGCTCGCCTCAAACCTCGTGATTATCGTGATCTTTTCGGGTTACGAGAATTTCGTCTCCAAGATCGACACCCATGGCAATGTCGATCGTCCGAGCTGGATGGGAACGCTGGATTTCTCCGGCCTCAAGATGAAGCTGATCGGCTCCATCGTGGCGATCTCGGTGATCTCGCTCTTGCGCGCCTTCATGGAGATTTCCAAGGTCGGCGGTGAGATCGATTCCCCAAAGATGGCGTGGCTGGTTGGCCTGCACATGACCTTCCTCGCCTCTGGCGTGCTTTTCGCGCTGATGGATTGGATCGGCTCCAAGACCGAAGCCAACAACAAAAAGCACCACCTGCCGCACGAGCCGTGA
- the cmk gene encoding (d)CMP kinase has product MVIAVDGTAASGKGTLAKKLAAHFGFHYLDSGALYRLVALGVAEAGKDPHNEADAVAAAKALNCARCGDPAIRTAEMGVGASIVSAHPAVRTALLDVQRAYAAKAPGAVIDGRDIGTVICPKATAKLFVDATPEVRAHRRWLELAAKGNPPEEAAVLADIISRDERDKSRAVAPLKPAEDAVLLDTTDLGVEAAFAAALAIVEPRIAAAR; this is encoded by the coding sequence ATCGTTATCGCCGTCGACGGCACTGCGGCTTCGGGCAAGGGTACTTTGGCCAAGAAGCTCGCCGCCCATTTTGGCTTTCACTATCTGGATTCCGGGGCGCTGTACCGCCTCGTGGCCTTGGGCGTGGCCGAAGCCGGTAAGGACCCGCACAACGAGGCCGATGCGGTGGCCGCCGCCAAGGCGCTCAACTGCGCCCGCTGCGGCGACCCCGCCATCCGTACCGCCGAGATGGGGGTAGGGGCGTCCATCGTCTCCGCCCATCCCGCCGTCCGCACGGCGCTTCTCGATGTCCAGCGGGCCTATGCCGCCAAGGCGCCCGGCGCGGTGATCGATGGCCGCGATATCGGCACCGTCATCTGCCCCAAGGCCACCGCCAAGCTCTTTGTGGACGCCACCCCGGAAGTCCGGGCGCACCGGCGCTGGCTGGAACTCGCCGCAAAAGGCAATCCGCCGGAAGAGGCCGCCGTCCTCGCCGACATCATTTCCCGTGATGAGCGCGACAAAAGCCGCGCCGTCGCCCCTCTGAAACCCGCAGAAGATGCAGTTCTGCTGGACACAACCGATCTGGGCGTAGAAGCTGCCTTCGCGGCGGCGCTCGCCATTGTGGAGCCCAGGATCGCTGCCGCGCGCTAA
- the rpsA gene encoding 30S ribosomal protein S1 produces the protein MARHQNSVTKVRDESISSPSREDFAAMLEESFVTQSPAEGSVIKGRVVSIENDFAVIDVGLKTEGRISLKEFAMPGMAPKVAVGDEVEVYLERVENAMGEAVLSRDKARREESWVRLEKAFNDQARVQGVIFGRVKGGFTVDLDGAVAFLPGSQVDVRPMRDVGPLMNQPQMFQILKMDRRRGNIVVSRRAVLEERRAEERSSLVASLQEKQVVEGVVKNITDYGAFVDLGGVDGLLHVTDIAWRRVSHPTEVLTVGQTVTVQIIKINHETQRISLGMKQLQTDPWEGVAAKYPPNSRFKGKVTNVTDYGAFVELEPGVEGLVHVSEMSWVKKNVAPSKIVAPGTEVDVQVLEVDSNKRRISLGLKQTQENPWQQFIQDHPVGTIVEGEVKSITEFGLFVGVADEIDGMVHLSDLSWEKPGDQAVADYQKGQKVRAKVLDVDIEKERISLGIKQLDQDPIEKAGPLRKGAVVTVVVTEVNDGGVEVQLDGGMRSFIRRSDLARDRADQRPERFGVGDKIDALVTAFDKASRKVNLSIKAREISEEKEAVAQYGSSDAGASLGDILGAALRKRQTGDEE, from the coding sequence ATGGCCCGCCATCAGAATTCCGTCACCAAAGTCCGTGACGAATCCATTTCATCCCCCAGCCGCGAGGATTTCGCGGCCATGCTCGAAGAGAGCTTCGTCACCCAGTCCCCCGCCGAAGGTTCGGTGATCAAGGGCCGCGTGGTGTCGATTGAGAATGATTTCGCCGTGATCGACGTCGGTCTGAAGACCGAAGGCCGCATCTCGCTCAAGGAATTCGCCATGCCCGGCATGGCGCCGAAAGTGGCTGTCGGCGATGAAGTGGAAGTCTATCTCGAGCGCGTCGAGAACGCGATGGGCGAAGCCGTCCTGTCGCGCGATAAGGCCCGCCGTGAAGAGAGCTGGGTCCGCCTCGAGAAGGCCTTCAACGATCAGGCCCGCGTGCAGGGCGTCATCTTCGGCCGCGTCAAGGGTGGCTTCACGGTCGACCTCGACGGCGCCGTGGCGTTCCTTCCCGGCTCGCAGGTTGACGTGCGCCCGATGCGCGATGTCGGCCCGCTGATGAACCAGCCCCAGATGTTCCAGATCCTGAAGATGGATCGCCGCCGCGGCAATATCGTCGTGTCGCGCCGCGCCGTGCTCGAAGAGCGCCGCGCCGAGGAACGTTCCTCGCTGGTCGCCTCCCTGCAGGAAAAGCAGGTTGTCGAAGGCGTGGTCAAGAACATCACCGATTACGGCGCCTTCGTGGATCTGGGCGGCGTGGACGGCCTGTTGCATGTCACCGACATTGCTTGGCGCCGCGTTTCGCACCCGACCGAAGTGCTCACGGTCGGCCAGACGGTCACCGTGCAGATCATCAAGATCAACCACGAGACCCAGCGCATCAGCCTCGGCATGAAGCAGCTGCAGACCGATCCGTGGGAAGGCGTTGCTGCGAAGTATCCGCCGAACTCGCGCTTCAAGGGTAAAGTCACCAACGTCACCGATTACGGCGCCTTCGTGGAGCTGGAACCGGGCGTCGAAGGTCTGGTCCACGTTTCCGAAATGTCGTGGGTCAAGAAGAACGTTGCCCCGTCCAAGATCGTTGCCCCGGGCACCGAAGTCGATGTGCAGGTGCTGGAAGTCGATTCCAACAAACGCCGCATCAGCCTCGGCCTGAAGCAGACCCAGGAAAACCCCTGGCAGCAGTTCATTCAGGATCACCCGGTCGGCACGATCGTCGAAGGCGAAGTCAAGTCGATCACCGAATTCGGTCTGTTCGTGGGCGTTGCCGACGAGATCGACGGCATGGTCCATCTCTCCGACCTTTCCTGGGAAAAGCCGGGCGATCAGGCCGTGGCCGACTACCAGAAGGGCCAGAAGGTCCGCGCCAAGGTGCTCGACGTGGATATCGAGAAGGAGCGTATCTCCCTCGGCATCAAGCAGCTTGACCAGGATCCGATCGAGAAGGCCGGCCCGCTGCGCAAGGGCGCCGTGGTCACCGTGGTCGTCACCGAAGTCAACGATGGCGGCGTCGAAGTTCAGCTCGATGGCGGCATGCGTTCCTTCATCCGCCGCTCCGATCTCGCGCGCGATCGCGCCGATCAGCGTCCGGAACGTTTCGGCGTTGGCGACAAGATCGATGCCCTCGTCACCGCGTTCGACAAAGCAAGCCGCAAGGTGAACCTGTCGATCAAGGCGCGCGAAATCTCCGAAGAGAAGGAAGCCGTCGCTCAGTACGGTTCCTCCGATGCGGGTGCGAGCCTCGGCGACATCCTCGGTGCCGCGCTGCGCAAGCGCCAGACCGGCGACGAAGAGTAG